The genomic DNA GCTGAAGGTTTGTGTCCCCCCCTTCCCATGGCTCCCTCCGTAACCAGGCTGGGTCCGCCACCCTGGGCTCCCACGACtcatccccgcatccccccgtTTGCCGGTCGGGACACCATGCTGCCCTGACCGGCGAACGGGGGAATGCTGCGGGGGGGTGGATGGAGCGTGGTTGTACGGTCCGAGTCTATATGACCCTGTTTCGTTTCCAGCCATGCCCTGTGTTCAGGCTCAGTATGGGTCCTCGCCTCAAGGAGCCAGCCCGGCCTCCCAGAGCTACGGTTACCACTCTTCGGGAGAATACAGCTCCGATTTCTTAACTCCAGAGTTTGTCAAGTTTAGCATGGACCTCACCAACACTGAAATCACTGCCACCACTTCTCTCCCCAGCTTCAGTACCTTTATGGACAACTACAACACAAGCTACGACGTGAAGCCACCTTGCTTGTACCAAATGCCCCTCTCCGGACAGCAGTCCTCCATTAAGGTGGAAGACATTCAGATGCACGGCTACCAGCAGCACGGCCACCTCCCCCCCCAGTCCGAGGAAATGATGTCCCACTCGGGCTCCGTGTACTACAAGCCCTCGTCGCCCCCGACCCCCTCCACGCCCGGCTTCCAGGTGCAGCACGGCCCCATGTGGGACGACCCCGGCTCCCTGCACAACTTCCACCCCAACTACGTGGCCACCACGCACATGATCGAGCAGCGCAAAACGCCCGTCTCCcgcctctccctcttctccttcaaGCAGtcgccccccggcacccccgtcTCCAGCTGCCAGATGCGCTTCGACGGGCCCCTCCACGTCCCCATGAACCCGGAGCCGGCCGGGGGCCACCACGCCGTGGATGGGCAGGCCTTCGCCGTCCCCAACCCCATCCGCAAGCAGCCCTCCATGGCCTTCCCGGGCTGCAGCTGGGCCACGCTCCCCAGCTGCTGGACAGCCAGGTGCCATCGCCACCCTCCCGGGGGTCCCCCTCCAACGAGGGGCTCTGCGCCGTCTGCGGGGACAACGCCGCCTGCCAGCACTACGGCGTCCGCACCTGCGAGGGATGCAAGGGCTTCTTCAAGGTgagcgggcggcgggcaggggcggcgggggggacccgcCGGGGCGCGGAGCCGCTCTCCCCTTCAGATGGAAATTGGTTAGGACAGAGAACCGTGTCTGAGCTAACCAAGTGGAACAGAATTCCCTGTGGTAAAATTAAGTGATCTCTTTATTTCACCATCCTGATTGAATAATCTTATCATTTTAAATAGAGAAGGTCTCCAAGGAATGTAAATAATATGAATGCCCACGGATTTGTATTTACCGAGcgtctccttccctcctcttggCATATAAAACGCAGCTAGGAGCTGCGAGGTTAGCTCAAATGTTAACGCTATCAATTTTCTCCTGTTAAAtgccctggaaaaaaagaagagaaaaaatagaaaggggaaaaaaaaaagggaaggaaaaaaaaagagaaaaaagaaaggaggaaaaaaaaagaaggggggggaagaaagggaaaaaagaaaaaagacagggaaaaaagagaaaaaagaaagggaaaaagaaatttaaaaaaagatcaaaaagaaaggtgaaaaaaagaaaggggaaaaggaaaaaaagaaaggaaaaaagagaaaaaagaaagggggttaaagaaaaaggggaaaaaagaaagagcggaagaaaaaagaaagaaaataaagaaaaaaaaaaagcggggggcgggggggaagataGGAGTGatgggaagagaaataaagagaagagtGGGGAGGCAGCGGTGGCCGGGGAGCGGGGTGTGCAGGCCCCTCCACTgacccgtcccgtcccccccccagcgcaCGGTGCAGAAGAACGCCAAGTACGTCTGCCTGGCCAACAAGAACTGCCCGGTGGACAAGCGCCGCCGCAACCGGTGCCAGTACTGCCGCTTCCAGAAGTGCCTGGCCGTCGGCATGGTCAAGGAGGGTGAGTCCGCGGGGCTGGCGCACCCCGAGGCCGGGGCCAGCCGTGGCGGggagcccagccgagccccgTCCCCCTGTCTCTCTTCGCAGTGGTGCGCACAGACAGCCTCAAAGGCCGGAGGGGTCGCTTGCCATCCAAACCGAAGAGCCCCCAGGAgccctctcccccctctcccccggtGAGTCTGATCAGTGCGCTGGTGAGAGCCCATGTCGACTCCAACCCGGCTATGACCAGCCTGGACTATTCCAGGGTAAGCTGGACCGAGCTCGCGTAGGGACCTGGCTGCGCCCACCCACCGCTCCGGTGGCCGGGGGGAGCGGTCAGCCGGTGGCACGCCGTCCTCGCCGCTCGGCCTCGGTGCTGGCCCGCGTCGGCCCCGGAGGGGCCGCCGCGGGCCAGCACCGAGACCGAGCGGCCAGGGGCTCTGCTAACGGGTTTTAGCAATTTCACGGGTTATATACTTTAGAGAACCTcattaagggctttttttttttttttttttttttttttaaaatgaatttccAGTTCCAGGCTAACCCCGACTACCAGCTGAGCGGGGACGACACTCAGCACATCCAGCAGTTCTACGATCTCCTGACCGGCTCCATGGAGATCATCCGGGGGTGGGCGGAAAAAATTCCCGGCTTCACCGATCTGCCCAAAACGGACCAGGATCTGCTCTTTGAATCCGCCTTCCTGGAGCTGTTTGTGCTGCGGCTGGCGTACAGGTGAGCGGGGCAGGAGCCGAGGGGGGCACTTCTGGGCCGTTATGAAATCAGATCCTTTCAAGGTCCACTGATCTGCGTTTTATTAACTCCTCGGTAATTAGGTGCCTCTTAAATCCTTCATTTATTGCTCCTCAAGTAATTAGTTGTTTAGCTTTTCTCCCCccatcttctcttctctttttctttaacctttctttccctttttcttttttctttttcttttttttcttttttctatttctctttccctttctttcttttttgtctttccctttctctttccctttctctttccctttctctttccctttctctttccctttctctttccctttctctttccctttctctttccctttctctttccctttctctttccctttctctttccctttctctttccctttctctttccctttctctttccctttctctttcccttcccctctttttcctctttccctttctcttttccttcccctctttttcctctttccctttctcttctctgttttatttttcttcctctctttcgccatctttatttctctttttctcctttcactcctctttctctttttaacattcgtctttccttttctccttctctttcttttctttctttttctctccctctctgatttttgcccttctcctcccttcacTCCTCGGTTCATTTTGGGGCTGTCACGTTCCCCGCAGGTCAAACCCGGTGGAGGGCAAGCTCATCTTCTGCAACGGGGTGG from Chroicocephalus ridibundus chromosome 7, bChrRid1.1, whole genome shotgun sequence includes the following:
- the NR4A2 gene encoding LOW QUALITY PROTEIN: nuclear receptor subfamily 4 group A member 2 (The sequence of the model RefSeq protein was modified relative to this genomic sequence to represent the inferred CDS: inserted 1 base in 1 codon); its protein translation is MPCVQAQYGSSPQGASPASQSYGYHSSGEYSSDFLTPEFVKFSMDLTNTEITATTSLPSFSTFMDNYNTSYDVKPPCLYQMPLSGQQSSIKVEDIQMHGYQQHGHLPPQSEEMMSHSGSVYYKPSSPPTPSTPGFQVQHGPMWDDPGSLHNFHPNYVATTHMIEQRKTPVSRLSLFSFKQSPPGTPVSSCQMRFDGPLHVPMNPEPAGGHHAVDGQAFAVPNPIRKQPSMAFPGXQLGHAPQLLDSQVPSPPSRGSPSNEGLCAVCGDNAACQHYGVRTCEGCKGFFKRTVQKNAKYVCLANKNCPVDKRRRNRCQYCRFQKCLAVGMVKEVVRTDSLKGRRGRLPSKPKSPQEPSPPSPPVSLISALVRAHVDSNPAMTSLDYSRFQANPDYQLSGDDTQHIQQFYDLLTGSMEIIRGWAEKIPGFTDLPKTDQDLLFESAFLELFVLRLAYRSNPVEGKLIFCNGVVLHRLQCVRGFGEWIDSIVEFSSNLQNMNIDISAFSCIAALAMVTERHGLKEPKRVEELQNKIVNCLKDHVTFNNGGLNRPNYLSKLLGKLPELRTLCTQGLQRIFYLKLEDLVPPPAIIDKLFLDTLPF